One window of Camelina sativa cultivar DH55 chromosome 4, Cs, whole genome shotgun sequence genomic DNA carries:
- the LOC104780605 gene encoding uncharacterized protein LOC104780605 — protein MFRYPMGKLLDMYRKQKPDSSLGRIPTEMEEVASITQLNPLAFIAPDADEEASLNGIWKGRIISSEVYTPSEEESSGGENSMVKCRIPDSGETRADSSLVGFVNGDDVSMQNSDSGTSVIRTTIVSLPLPLQFSHIPLVSLSLAALAFSSPEAFLTLSFMDWMVMLKPSLMSSRG, from the exons ATGTTTCGGTATCCAATGGGTAAGTTGCTTGACATGTATAGAAAACAGAAGCCTGATTCTTCCCTAGGTAGGATACCGACTGAGATGGAGGAAGTTGCCTCCATTACTCAACTTAATCCTCTTGCTTTTATTGCACCTGATGCCGACGAAGAG GCAAGCCTTAACGGCATATGGAAGGGAAGGATCATTAGTAGCGAGGTTTACACTCCATCTGAGGAAGAATCCTCAGGTGGTGAAAACAGCATGG TAAAATGCCGCATACCTGACTCAG GTGAAACAAGAGCGGATAGTTCTTTGGTAGGGTTTGTGAATGGTGACGATGTTTCCATGCAAAATAGTGATTCTGGTACATCTGTGATAAGAACAACAATTGTCAGTTTACCGTTGCCGTTGCAATTTTCTCACATTCCTTTGGTCTCGTTGTCATTGGCTGCCTTGGCTTTCAGCTCCCCGGAAGCTTTCTTGACGCTATCTTTTATGGATTGGATG GTGATGTTGAAGCCAAGCTTAATGAGTTCAAGAGGCTGA
- the LOC104780606 gene encoding uncharacterized protein LOC104780606, protein MAFCNKLSRLVRQSENASMIGSIRSFSAEATHHRYHQETHNFLEPESYIGSWEAPKDPKDAERKLAQLRRDYAKKVTVYRKEYIHEIEILRVEKQAKDEARLLAERAANEERRRLKAEAAKVRAEERKIADEEFRQTLMKERAEKLEIWKMMGIKREEKIKERKKLLREQSSLWIDPKELERKITEALVDTIVL, encoded by the exons atggctttttGCAATAAGCTAAGCCGTCTCGTGAGGCAGAGTGAGAACGCTTCCATGATTGGGTCTATCAGGTCTTTCTCTGCTGAGGCCACTCACCATAGATACCACCAGGAGACTCACAACTTTCTTGAGCCAGAAAGCTATATTGGTAGCTGGGAAGCTCCAAAGGATCCGAAAGATGCAGAGAGGAAGCTTGCACAGCTTAGGAGAGATTATGCAAAGAAAGTTACAGTGTATCGTAAAGAGTATATTCATGAGATTGAGATACTTCGTGTTGAGAAGCAGGCTAAGGATGAGGCTAGGTTGTTGGCTGAACGAGCTGCGAATGAGGAGAGGAGACGGTTGAAGGCTGAGGCTGCTAAGGTTAGGGCTGAGGAACGTAAGATTGCTGATGAAGAGTTCAGGCAAACCCTG ATGAAAGAAAGGGCGGAAAAGCTAGAGATCTGGAAAATGATGGGTATAAAAAGGGAAGAGAAgatcaaagagagaaagaagctaCTACGTGAGCAGAGTTCATTGTGGATCGACCCAAAGGAACTGGAGAGGAAGATTACAGAAGCCTTGGTTGATACCATTGttctttaa